In Geotalea uraniireducens, one genomic interval encodes:
- the rbr gene encoding rubrerythrin yields the protein MKLQGTETEKNLLKSFAGESQARNRYTYFAGQARKEGYIQIAEIFEETANQEKEHAKRFFKFLEGGELEITASFPAGIIGTTAQNLAAAAAGEHYEQSELYPGFAAVAQEEGFAEIAAVFRAVCVAERQHEKRYRDLLANIENNRVFTRDEPVVWRCRNCGYLHEGPGAPERCPACAHPKAHFELLGENY from the coding sequence ATGAAACTGCAGGGCACTGAAACGGAAAAAAATCTGCTCAAGTCGTTCGCCGGGGAAAGCCAGGCCCGCAACCGTTACACCTACTTCGCCGGGCAGGCACGTAAGGAAGGATACATTCAGATCGCCGAGATCTTCGAGGAAACGGCTAACCAGGAAAAAGAGCATGCCAAGCGTTTTTTCAAGTTCCTGGAAGGAGGCGAACTGGAAATCACCGCCAGCTTCCCTGCCGGGATTATCGGCACCACCGCCCAGAACTTGGCGGCGGCCGCCGCGGGGGAGCATTACGAGCAAAGCGAGCTGTATCCCGGCTTTGCCGCCGTCGCCCAAGAAGAAGGCTTCGCTGAAATTGCCGCCGTCTTCCGGGCGGTCTGCGTGGCTGAGCGCCAGCATGAGAAGCGCTACCGCGACCTGCTCGCCAACATCGAGAACAACCGCGTATTCACCCGTGACGAACCGGTTGTCTGGCGCTGCCGCAACTGCGGCTACCTCCACGAGGGGCCGGGAGCCCCGGAGCGCTGCCCGGCCTGTGCCCATCCAAAGGCCCACTTCGAGCTGCTCGGGGAAAATTACTAA
- a CDS encoding FKBP-type peptidyl-prolyl cis-trans isomerase, producing MGLKWISVVGIALLAVPVCAQETPSLKTEQEIISYGIGYDVAKNLKKQGVDVNLDLLVKGLKDGYAGQNPPLAEKELRQVMRKFQADVRRDIVLKRRAEGEQNRKQGAGFLAANKTKEGVVTLPSGLQYKILKEGHGKKPADSDTVQCYYRGTLIDGTEFDATEAGKPADLKISLLIPGWKQALKMMPVGSHWQIFVPSQLAYGDRGAGNEIGPNATLIFDVELLAIK from the coding sequence ATGGGACTGAAATGGATATCCGTCGTAGGAATCGCGCTGCTGGCCGTCCCGGTATGCGCCCAGGAAACACCTTCTCTTAAGACCGAACAGGAAATCATCAGTTACGGCATCGGTTACGACGTGGCGAAAAACCTCAAGAAACAAGGGGTTGACGTTAATCTCGACCTGCTGGTGAAAGGGCTGAAAGACGGCTATGCCGGCCAGAATCCCCCGCTCGCGGAAAAAGAACTGCGGCAGGTCATGCGAAAATTTCAGGCGGATGTGCGGCGCGATATCGTCCTGAAGCGCCGGGCCGAGGGAGAGCAGAACAGAAAGCAAGGGGCGGGTTTTCTGGCAGCAAACAAAACCAAGGAGGGGGTCGTAACCCTGCCGAGCGGGCTGCAGTACAAGATTCTCAAAGAAGGACACGGCAAGAAGCCGGCCGATTCGGATACCGTCCAATGTTACTATCGCGGCACGCTGATCGACGGCACCGAATTCGACGCGACCGAGGCGGGGAAACCGGCGGACCTGAAAATCTCGCTGCTCATCCCCGGCTGGAAACAGGCCCTGAAAATGATGCCGGTCGGTTCACACTGGCAGATCTTTGTTCCTTCCCAGCTCGCCTACGGCGACCGGGGCGCGGGCAACGAAATCGGCCCGAACGCAACGTTGATTTTCGACGTCGAGCTACTCGCCATCAAATGA
- a CDS encoding response regulator, which produces MKCCNMLKCNDCGTNGKNILLVEDCEDEALLAKRALKKAGIAKRIVWVKDGAEALDYLHRECLENGTPLPQLMLLDIQLPRVDGLGVLRAIRADGRLSGVPVVMFSSSTEDQDVLDSYRFGANGYVSKPVDSRLYDSVLCSISSYWVVVNRCPSAVC; this is translated from the coding sequence TTGAAGTGTTGCAACATGCTGAAGTGCAACGATTGTGGGACAAACGGCAAGAATATCCTGCTCGTTGAAGATTGCGAAGATGAAGCGCTGCTGGCCAAGCGGGCACTGAAAAAAGCCGGTATCGCCAAGCGGATCGTTTGGGTGAAGGATGGTGCCGAAGCCCTCGATTACCTGCATCGGGAGTGTCTGGAAAACGGTACTCCACTTCCGCAGCTGATGTTGTTGGACATCCAGCTACCCCGGGTGGACGGCTTGGGAGTGCTGCGCGCCATCCGCGCCGACGGCCGACTCAGCGGGGTGCCGGTGGTGATGTTCTCTTCTTCGACTGAAGACCAGGACGTGCTCGATAGCTACCGCTTCGGTGCCAACGGTTATGTCAGCAAACCGGTCGATTCCCGGCTGTACGATTCGGTGCTGTGCTCGATCAGCAGCTACTGGGTGGTTGTCAACCGCTGTCCCTCCGCCGTCTGTTGA
- a CDS encoding cytochrome C, translating into MPAPARSLSRLCAALLLLLAATAFTSRPAGALTMTAELCTRCHTGDNPDRHHALIQSAGKLCLDCHQLVSAPDGSYTVPLVRDCVVCHSAQQHSTVQHTVEAPRGCARCHSGTLIQIHTGDGYSGKDPLITNEIYPCLRCHTSTLPVVVASVSAGLSGQTITCWNCHPDGMAGGGGTVAPSLSNKK; encoded by the coding sequence ATGCCTGCACCTGCCCGTTCGTTATCCCGGCTCTGCGCGGCACTGCTCCTGCTACTGGCCGCCACCGCCTTCACCAGCCGGCCGGCCGGAGCACTCACCATGACGGCCGAGCTTTGCACCAGATGTCATACCGGTGACAATCCCGATCGCCATCACGCCCTGATCCAGAGTGCCGGCAAGCTGTGCCTCGACTGCCACCAGCTCGTCAGCGCCCCCGACGGCTCCTATACGGTGCCGCTGGTGCGTGACTGCGTCGTCTGCCACTCCGCCCAGCAACACAGCACCGTCCAGCATACGGTAGAGGCACCCCGTGGCTGTGCCCGCTGCCACAGCGGGACGCTGATCCAGATCCACACCGGTGACGGCTATTCGGGAAAAGACCCGCTCATCACCAACGAGATTTACCCATGCCTGCGCTGCCACACCAGCACCCTGCCGGTGGTGGTGGCAAGCGTCAGCGCCGGGTTGTCCGGGCAAACGATCACCTGCTGGAACTGCCACCCGGACGGGATGGCCGGTGGCGGCGGGACAGTCGCGCCGTCGCTCAGCAACAAAAAATAG
- a CDS encoding HTH domain-containing protein encodes MNKLDVALNLLQLLNERERLNSRLIAAELNVSLRTAQRYLLELSRLPCVIFDENDHSYRLNADYRLKSAITTNGNSHHEANQQPLQQTFNGRQPLNYYYCAVCGHKRKDFLAIPSLLARAGNHKNPQQAISQLAKIIRDRLSAKKCSFP; translated from the coding sequence ATGAACAAGCTCGACGTAGCGCTTAATCTCTTGCAACTCCTCAATGAAAGAGAACGACTCAATTCGCGGCTCATCGCCGCCGAACTGAATGTCAGCCTGCGAACCGCCCAGCGGTACCTGTTGGAGCTGTCCCGTTTGCCGTGCGTCATCTTCGACGAGAACGACCACAGTTACCGGCTCAACGCCGACTATCGGCTGAAAAGCGCCATCACGACCAACGGCAACAGCCACCACGAAGCGAATCAGCAACCGTTGCAGCAGACATTCAACGGCCGCCAGCCGCTGAATTATTATTATTGTGCCGTCTGCGGCCACAAACGGAAAGATTTCCTGGCAATCCCGTCACTGCTGGCCAGAGCCGGCAATCACAAGAACCCTCAACAGGCGATCAGCCAGCTCGCCAAAATCATCCGCGATCGGCTGTCAGCAAAGAAGTGCAGCTTTCCGTAA
- a CDS encoding PPC domain-containing DNA-binding protein, producing MMIMGNLPFKSDLIRELTKLAIDRGLQAGVVQLFGSLGSARLSYFDQIKRAYQIRGFDAPFEIVSGTGNISLKNELPFVHLHLAIADHDGKVFGGHALDGCRIYAVEYAIWPFSGPAPKRVHDHVTGLYLWERERYEPAAGTS from the coding sequence ATGATGATCATGGGGAATTTACCGTTTAAATCGGATCTGATACGGGAGTTGACGAAGCTGGCCATCGACCGCGGCTTGCAGGCAGGGGTCGTGCAGCTGTTCGGCAGCCTGGGAAGCGCCCGTCTTTCTTACTTCGACCAGATCAAGCGGGCATACCAGATCCGCGGCTTCGACGCCCCCTTCGAGATCGTCTCCGGCACCGGCAACATCTCGCTGAAGAATGAACTGCCGTTCGTACACCTCCACCTGGCGATCGCCGACCATGACGGCAAGGTTTTCGGCGGCCACGCCCTCGACGGCTGCCGCATCTATGCCGTCGAATACGCAATCTGGCCGTTCAGCGGGCCGGCCCCGAAGCGGGTCCATGACCACGTCACCGGCCTCTACCTCTGGGAACGGGAACGCTACGAGCCGGCAGCCGGCACCTCTTAG
- a CDS encoding multiheme c-type cytochrome yields the protein MSNGNIVATLLLVAAGTLAFAPAGGAAGTKKAPLKLSQEGKACLGCHESQSPSFVKDWRESRHAAKGVDCYSCHRAEPTDVDAMKHYGYTIAVLVTPKDCGTCHPREVKEMTGSHHAKAGDILNSLDNYLGEVVGGPEAATVGCVQCHGAKVKVLANGKLDTESWPNTGIGRINPDGSKGSCSACHTRHSFSVAQARQPEACGKCHLGPDHPQMEIYNESKHGILYVAKKEQLNLDRRSWVVGKDYTAAPTCATCHMGATADQPVTHDVGTRLSWTLRPPISKKLANADQNRAAMKDVCSSCHSAPFVDGHYKQFDELVELYDSKFATPAAGIMKELAQRGLIKPVEFDKKLDWTYFELWHHEGRRARHGAAMSGPDYAWWHGIYDVSKNFYTEFLPEVKELAGPAVYDELVQKYLAPDLRHEWYTKGMSKEQLDRIKKYYQERYGEKVQ from the coding sequence ATGTCAAACGGGAACATTGTTGCCACGCTACTGCTGGTCGCCGCCGGTACACTGGCCTTTGCTCCGGCGGGAGGAGCCGCCGGGACGAAGAAAGCGCCCCTCAAGCTGTCGCAGGAAGGGAAAGCCTGTCTCGGCTGCCACGAATCCCAGTCCCCCTCCTTCGTCAAGGACTGGCGTGAAAGCCGGCACGCGGCCAAAGGGGTCGACTGCTACAGCTGTCACCGGGCCGAACCAACCGACGTCGACGCCATGAAGCACTACGGCTACACCATCGCCGTGCTGGTCACCCCGAAAGACTGCGGCACATGCCATCCCCGGGAAGTCAAGGAGATGACCGGCAGCCATCATGCGAAGGCCGGCGACATCCTCAATTCTCTCGACAACTATCTGGGCGAGGTGGTAGGCGGCCCCGAGGCGGCAACGGTCGGCTGCGTCCAGTGCCATGGCGCCAAGGTCAAGGTTCTGGCTAACGGCAAGCTCGACACTGAGAGCTGGCCAAACACCGGCATCGGCCGGATCAATCCGGACGGCTCAAAAGGCTCTTGCTCCGCCTGCCACACCCGGCACAGCTTTTCCGTAGCTCAGGCCCGCCAACCGGAAGCCTGCGGCAAATGCCACCTCGGACCCGATCATCCCCAGATGGAAATATACAACGAATCGAAGCACGGCATCCTCTATGTGGCCAAGAAAGAGCAGCTGAACCTGGATCGGCGTTCCTGGGTCGTCGGCAAGGACTATACCGCGGCCCCCACCTGTGCCACCTGTCACATGGGTGCCACCGCCGACCAGCCAGTAACCCACGATGTCGGCACCCGGCTCAGCTGGACTCTGCGCCCTCCCATCTCCAAAAAGCTGGCAAACGCCGACCAGAATCGGGCGGCAATGAAAGACGTCTGCAGCAGCTGCCATTCCGCCCCCTTTGTCGACGGGCACTACAAGCAGTTCGACGAACTGGTTGAGCTTTACGACAGCAAATTTGCCACCCCCGCCGCCGGCATCATGAAAGAACTGGCGCAGCGGGGGCTGATCAAACCGGTGGAATTTGACAAGAAGCTCGACTGGACGTACTTCGAACTCTGGCACCACGAAGGACGCCGTGCCCGGCACGGCGCGGCAATGTCCGGCCCAGACTACGCATGGTGGCACGGCATCTACGATGTCTCGAAGAATTTCTATACTGAATTCCTGCCGGAGGTTAAGGAACTGGCCGGCCCGGCCGTCTATGACGAACTGGTGCAAAAATATCTCGCGCCGGACCTCCGCCACGAATGGTATACCAAGGGGATGAGCAAGGAGCAGCTCGACCGGATCAAAAAATATTACCAGGAACGCTACGGAGAAAAAGTTCAATAA
- a CDS encoding ABC transporter substrate-binding protein encodes MISRRPVLRKMALLTALLVFLAAPLVRAAEQAPATPLSREETLRLGERIYREGILPSGEPLTAFVEKDIPVEGTMFSCVSCHLRSGLGSFEGGVLTPPTNGASLYIPYDSRPAIREPGMGEMGETGKIRQLSIYLLGKYGNFPQRPAYTDATLAAALRGGVDPAGREFIQVMPRYYLNDRDMGILITYLKSLSAEPAPGVTETNIHFATVITEEVSQQERTEMLTPLESYLRSRSNPALRPSNMRRRGMLKNVVDPAFRHMSLAHWELKGPPETWRSQLEEYYRKEPVFALLGGISTKSWQPIHNFCEDHRLPCLFPITDLPVISSSSWYTLYFSKGVYQEGEAAARYLGRQGDAALQKNVVQVYRDTQEGRAFAEGFRTAWAEFGGVPPVERALPAGTPVTKELLQQLTGRDKPTALVLWLGAEALSPLDALVTDGGPRPEQVYVSATLLKEGLLTMPEQLRDLTYITYPKWLPQPVPSMPPRWGESWGVKQTPAIVGRQITYKMISLGTVLSEVLTDMRTNFYRDYLLDIVDGIDLAVDSPYERLSFGPGQRYASKGCYIVQLGHGTGAKVEQKSDWVIH; translated from the coding sequence ATGATAAGCCGCCGCCCCGTGCTCCGGAAGATGGCGCTCCTGACAGCTCTGCTGGTGTTCCTGGCCGCCCCGTTGGTCCGGGCGGCAGAACAGGCGCCGGCAACGCCGCTCTCCCGCGAAGAAACGCTACGTCTGGGAGAGCGGATTTATCGCGAGGGGATTCTGCCTTCGGGAGAGCCGCTGACGGCATTCGTTGAAAAGGACATCCCGGTGGAAGGGACCATGTTCTCCTGCGTCAGCTGCCACCTGCGGAGCGGTCTCGGCTCGTTCGAGGGGGGTGTCCTGACCCCGCCGACCAACGGAGCGAGTCTCTACATCCCCTATGACAGTCGCCCGGCAATCCGCGAGCCCGGCATGGGCGAAATGGGCGAAACCGGCAAGATTCGCCAGTTGTCCATCTACCTGCTCGGCAAATACGGCAATTTTCCCCAGCGACCGGCCTATACCGACGCGACGCTGGCTGCAGCCCTGCGCGGCGGCGTCGACCCGGCGGGACGGGAATTCATCCAGGTCATGCCCCGCTACTACCTGAACGACCGGGATATGGGAATCCTTATTACCTACCTGAAATCCCTCTCCGCGGAACCGGCGCCGGGGGTGACGGAGACGAATATCCACTTCGCCACGGTGATCACCGAAGAGGTCAGCCAGCAAGAACGCACCGAGATGCTGACCCCCCTCGAAAGCTATCTGCGCAGCCGGAGCAACCCGGCGTTGCGGCCGAGCAACATGCGGCGGCGCGGCATGCTGAAGAACGTGGTCGATCCGGCCTTCCGACACATGTCGCTGGCCCACTGGGAGCTGAAGGGCCCGCCGGAAACCTGGCGCAGCCAACTGGAGGAATATTATCGCAAGGAGCCGGTCTTTGCCCTGCTCGGCGGCATCTCGACCAAAAGCTGGCAACCGATCCACAATTTCTGCGAAGACCACCGACTCCCCTGCCTGTTCCCGATCACCGACCTGCCGGTCATTTCCTCCAGCAGCTGGTACACGCTCTATTTTTCCAAGGGGGTCTACCAGGAGGGAGAAGCGGCCGCCCGCTACCTCGGCAGACAGGGTGACGCGGCACTGCAAAAAAATGTCGTCCAGGTTTACCGGGATACGCAGGAAGGTCGCGCTTTTGCCGAGGGCTTCAGGACTGCCTGGGCAGAATTCGGCGGCGTGCCGCCGGTCGAGCGGGCGCTGCCGGCCGGGACGCCGGTCACCAAGGAGCTCCTGCAACAGCTTACCGGCCGTGACAAGCCGACCGCGCTGGTCCTCTGGCTGGGTGCCGAAGCGCTTTCGCCGCTGGACGCGCTCGTCACCGACGGCGGCCCCCGCCCGGAGCAGGTTTATGTGTCGGCGACCCTCCTCAAGGAAGGATTATTGACAATGCCGGAGCAACTCCGGGATCTCACCTACATAACCTACCCCAAATGGCTGCCACAACCGGTGCCGTCGATGCCTCCCCGTTGGGGGGAAAGCTGGGGGGTCAAGCAAACCCCGGCCATCGTCGGCCGGCAGATCACCTATAAGATGATCTCACTCGGAACGGTGCTGAGTGAGGTGCTGACCGACATGCGGACCAATTTTTATCGGGATTACCTGCTCGACATCGTCGACGGGATCGACCTGGCGGTCGATTCTCCCTACGAACGGCTCAGTTTCGGGCCCGGCCAGCGCTATGCATCGAAGGGGTGCTATATCGTCCAGTTGGGGCACGGAACCGGAGCGAAAGTCGAGCAGAAGAGCGATTGGGTCATCCATTGA
- a CDS encoding nucleoside 2-deoxyribosyltransferase, whose product MSGNSIYLASPLGFSPENRDYLGRVKNCLAGFGYSIFDPWQQNQFDGEIARARALTDVAGQVAAFRRLAAGIGRVNEEGIRAATLVFAILDGAELDSGTASEVGFGAALGKSCYGLRTDLRDSGDFAGVPINLQVLHFIERSGGRLFRSIGEIVLP is encoded by the coding sequence ATGTCCGGTAACTCGATCTATCTCGCCTCGCCACTCGGCTTCAGCCCCGAAAACCGCGACTATCTCGGCCGGGTGAAAAATTGTCTGGCCGGCTTCGGCTATTCGATTTTCGATCCGTGGCAACAGAACCAGTTCGATGGTGAGATTGCCCGGGCGCGGGCGCTGACCGATGTCGCCGGACAGGTTGCAGCATTTCGCAGGCTTGCCGCCGGCATCGGTCGAGTCAATGAAGAGGGGATTCGGGCGGCGACGTTGGTGTTCGCCATCCTTGACGGCGCCGAACTCGATTCGGGAACCGCCAGCGAAGTCGGCTTCGGCGCGGCACTCGGCAAGAGCTGTTACGGTCTGCGGACCGATCTCCGTGACAGCGGTGATTTCGCTGGCGTGCCCATCAACCTGCAGGTGCTCCACTTCATCGAGCGAAGCGGCGGTCGGCTTTTCCGGAGTATTGGTGAGATCGTTCTCCCCTGA
- a CDS encoding sensor histidine kinase, whose protein sequence is MNLKRKMTVAVSALMVVFASVMACVILGYFERNLHQNISAQQLSIITYIANEVDNTLLTAQRLLVANADSFPLGALESPDQAKQFLASRTGLNKLFNDQMMVIAASGDLVAATNVAPGRRLQSNFTDEPFFQETVKTGKPLISDLTSCCDGHIPSEIVITAPIRDRQGAVRGVMVGSFSLKKENILSRFSSMKIGRGGYLQLISPDRTILLHPSDACLLRHVSPALDNVVEDALHGFIGTRETVNNLGQSMLTTVRKLAAKDWVLASNYPLAEAYEPIRKARLFLGFTTALGLVAVIVVMTILMRRMTRPLTVFTRHIKELPVKSGDARFIAFETGDEIAELSAEFNDMVKCLDSRTDSLQESEERFRCTFEQAAVGIAHVGMDGRFTRVNHRFCEILGYTDGEMDGMTFMDITFPEDLERYQTCREHLLEGAGSCATDNRYHRKDGSMVWVTQTGSLIHDQVGRPKYFIAVIEDISARKEAEDEIRRLNAELEERVIERTAQLETANESLRREIVQRIQAQDEICWLNDDLERQKRALEVANRELEAFSYSVSHDLQAPLRHISGFGQVLVEDYGDLLDDEGRLLLQRMQGATGRMGQLIDALLNLSRLSRGQLKQERVDIGMLAREIIGEFRQAEPERQVEITVGIGLKTIGDGSLLRIALENLLGNAWKYTGKRKQARIDVGAAIEEERTVFFVRDNGAGFDMAYAERLFGPFQRLHRQEEFEGTGVGLATVQRIIHRHGGRIWAESQLGKGAVFYFTL, encoded by the coding sequence ATGAATCTCAAGCGGAAAATGACGGTTGCCGTCTCGGCCCTGATGGTGGTCTTCGCCTCCGTCATGGCCTGCGTGATCCTCGGCTATTTTGAGCGGAACCTCCACCAGAACATCTCCGCGCAGCAACTTTCGATCATCACCTACATTGCCAACGAAGTCGACAATACCCTCCTCACCGCCCAGCGACTTTTGGTCGCCAATGCCGACAGCTTCCCGCTCGGTGCCCTGGAGTCGCCGGACCAGGCAAAGCAGTTCCTGGCCAGTCGAACCGGTCTCAACAAACTGTTCAACGATCAGATGATGGTAATTGCCGCCAGCGGCGATCTGGTGGCGGCGACCAACGTCGCGCCCGGGCGACGCCTGCAGAGCAATTTCACCGACGAACCCTTTTTCCAGGAAACGGTGAAAACGGGGAAGCCGTTGATCTCTGATCTGACCAGTTGCTGTGACGGCCATATCCCATCGGAAATTGTCATTACCGCGCCGATCCGCGATCGTCAAGGCGCCGTTCGCGGCGTGATGGTCGGCAGCTTTTCTCTTAAGAAGGAAAATATTCTTTCCCGCTTCAGCAGTATGAAAATCGGCCGCGGGGGGTACCTGCAGCTGATTTCCCCCGATCGGACCATTTTGCTCCATCCCTCCGATGCCTGCCTTCTCCGCCACGTCTCGCCCGCGCTCGACAATGTCGTCGAAGATGCCCTGCACGGATTTATCGGTACCCGGGAAACGGTTAACAATCTCGGCCAGTCGATGCTGACCACCGTGCGCAAATTGGCCGCCAAGGATTGGGTGCTGGCATCCAATTACCCGCTTGCCGAGGCCTATGAACCGATCCGCAAGGCCCGGCTCTTCCTCGGTTTCACCACGGCGCTGGGGCTTGTCGCGGTTATCGTGGTCATGACGATCCTGATGCGGCGGATGACCCGGCCTTTGACCGTCTTTACCCGCCACATCAAAGAATTGCCGGTAAAATCGGGTGATGCCCGTTTCATCGCCTTCGAAACCGGCGATGAGATCGCCGAGCTTTCCGCCGAATTCAACGATATGGTGAAATGTCTCGACAGCCGTACCGACTCTCTCCAGGAGAGCGAGGAGCGGTTCCGCTGTACCTTCGAGCAGGCGGCGGTCGGGATTGCCCATGTGGGGATGGACGGCAGATTTACCCGGGTCAATCACCGGTTCTGCGAGATCCTTGGCTATACCGACGGGGAGATGGACGGGATGACCTTCATGGATATCACCTTCCCCGAAGACTTGGAACGTTACCAAACCTGTCGCGAGCACCTGCTCGAGGGGGCCGGTTCCTGTGCCACCGATAACCGCTATCACCGCAAGGATGGCTCCATGGTCTGGGTCACCCAGACCGGTTCGCTGATTCACGATCAGGTCGGGCGGCCGAAATACTTCATTGCCGTCATCGAGGATATCTCGGCGCGGAAAGAGGCGGAGGACGAGATCCGGCGGCTCAATGCCGAACTGGAGGAACGGGTGATCGAGCGGACCGCCCAGCTGGAAACGGCCAATGAGTCGCTCCGCCGGGAAATCGTCCAGCGGATTCAGGCCCAGGATGAAATCTGCTGGCTGAATGACGATCTTGAACGGCAGAAGCGGGCGCTGGAGGTGGCAAACCGCGAACTGGAAGCGTTCAGCTACTCCGTATCCCACGATCTTCAGGCGCCGCTGCGCCATATTTCCGGCTTTGGCCAGGTGCTGGTCGAGGATTACGGCGATCTGCTCGACGACGAAGGCCGTCTGTTGCTGCAGCGGATGCAGGGGGCGACGGGACGAATGGGGCAGCTGATTGATGCGCTGCTAAACCTCTCCCGGCTGAGCAGGGGGCAGCTCAAGCAAGAGCGGGTCGACATTGGGATGTTGGCGCGGGAAATTATTGGTGAATTCCGGCAGGCGGAGCCGGAACGGCAGGTGGAGATTACGGTCGGCATTGGCCTTAAGACGATCGGCGACGGCAGCCTGTTACGGATTGCCCTCGAAAACCTGCTGGGTAACGCCTGGAAGTACACCGGCAAAAGGAAACAAGCGCGCATCGACGTTGGAGCGGCCATCGAAGAGGAACGGACCGTTTTCTTTGTCCGTGACAATGGCGCCGGCTTCGACATGGCTTATGCGGAGCGGCTGTTCGGGCCGTTCCAGCGCCTGCATCGCCAGGAGGAATTCGAGGGGACCGGCGTCGGCTTGGCGACGGTCCAGAGGATCATTCACCGTCACGGCGGCCGGATCTGGGCGGAAAGCCAGCTCGGCAAGGGCGCGGTTTTCTACTTCACGCTCTAG
- a CDS encoding ATP-binding protein, with protein MDQELLEQLKRVLASLEMILPKAVDRIDWAVCHAANWRRHSFSGCLEPVPEIENIHLDDLFGIDKQKRLVEENTRQFLAGYPANNILLWGTRGTGKSSLVRALLNSYAGRRLRVIQVDKDDLIHLPDIVDEVKNQPYKFIIFSDDVSFEVGESSYKMLKSALDGSVYAPPENVLIYVTSNRRHLLPEYESDNRGAMMVEGEIHHGEAVEEKISLSGRFGIWVSFHPFSQDQYLEVVHRWIDKLCTKSGTTVEWSREVRDEAILWAQKKGDRSGRIAYQFASHWVGQQLLARA; from the coding sequence ATGGACCAGGAACTGCTTGAGCAACTGAAACGGGTACTCGCTTCGCTGGAAATGATCCTGCCGAAAGCGGTTGACCGGATCGACTGGGCGGTGTGTCACGCCGCCAACTGGCGCCGGCATTCGTTTTCCGGCTGCCTGGAGCCCGTTCCCGAAATCGAGAACATCCATCTCGACGACCTGTTCGGGATCGATAAGCAAAAACGGCTCGTCGAGGAGAATACCCGCCAGTTCCTCGCCGGCTACCCCGCCAACAACATCCTGCTCTGGGGAACCCGCGGCACCGGCAAATCGTCGCTGGTGCGGGCGCTGCTCAACAGCTACGCCGGTCGGCGGCTACGGGTCATTCAGGTGGACAAGGACGATCTGATCCATCTTCCCGACATCGTTGACGAGGTCAAGAATCAGCCCTACAAGTTCATCATCTTTTCCGACGATGTATCGTTCGAGGTGGGTGAATCGAGCTACAAGATGCTGAAGAGCGCCCTGGATGGTTCGGTCTACGCCCCGCCGGAGAACGTGCTGATTTATGTCACATCCAATCGCCGGCACCTGCTTCCCGAATACGAGAGCGACAACCGCGGCGCCATGATGGTCGAAGGGGAGATCCACCACGGCGAGGCGGTGGAGGAGAAAATCTCCCTTTCCGGCCGCTTCGGCATCTGGGTGTCGTTCCATCCCTTCAGCCAGGATCAGTATCTGGAAGTGGTGCATCGTTGGATCGACAAGCTCTGCACCAAGAGCGGCACGACCGTCGAGTGGTCCCGCGAGGTCCGGGACGAGGCGATCCTCTGGGCCCAGAAGAAAGGCGACCGGAGCGGGCGGATCGCCTACCAGTTCGCCAGCCACTGGGTTGGGCAACAGCTGCTCGCCCGCGCCTAA
- a CDS encoding SCO family protein: MRARILPILALAATLAVNGIAGAADNKPRRSIETYTIPNVVLVNQHGAKVKLKSVIDSGKPVILDFIYGTCTTICPVLSAGFASFQRKLGADTQKVQLISISIDPEHDTPKVMKEYLGKFRAKPGWDFLTGSRQDIDAVMRAFDSYVPDKMYHQQLTFIHAPGSSQWVRINGLMGSSELMAEFQKAGKP; this comes from the coding sequence ATGCGGGCGAGAATCTTACCGATTCTGGCGCTCGCGGCAACGCTCGCCGTGAACGGAATTGCGGGAGCTGCGGATAACAAGCCCCGACGCAGCATTGAAACCTATACCATTCCCAACGTCGTGCTGGTCAACCAGCACGGGGCGAAAGTGAAACTCAAATCGGTCATCGACTCGGGCAAGCCGGTGATCCTCGATTTCATCTACGGCACCTGCACTACCATCTGCCCGGTCCTGTCCGCCGGTTTTGCCAGTTTCCAGCGCAAGCTCGGTGCCGATACCCAGAAGGTCCAGTTGATCTCCATTTCCATCGACCCGGAGCACGATACGCCCAAAGTCATGAAAGAGTATCTTGGCAAATTCCGGGCAAAACCGGGCTGGGATTTTCTTACCGGCAGCCGGCAGGATATCGATGCGGTGATGAGGGCATTCGACAGTTACGTGCCGGACAAGATGTACCATCAGCAGCTGACCTTCATCCATGCCCCCGGCTCCTCTCAGTGGGTCAGGATCAACGGCCTGATGGGCTCATCGGAACTGATGGCCGAGTTCCAGAAAGCGGGGAAACCATGA